The Chryseobacterium indicum genome includes a window with the following:
- the gldJ gene encoding gliding motility lipoprotein GldJ yields MKKLKLFSLIALSSTLALTSCGGSNNGGGTKKFVSKTGWKPNEKQGWFFAGKQQKQKGWPGMVYVEGGTFTMGLVKDDVMHDWNNSPRRMQVSSFFIGETEITNYEYREYLTWLKYVFPPSDPSFKEIYNGALPDTLLWDNKLSRNDYNETYFRAPEFDYYPVVGVSWTQANRYCEWLSDRANEKALMQAGIIAKDLYINESNNQGGTAFNMDKFKSNDPEMQGYINEKRMQQKTGLKTTNQRLLAANRAPNAAMVSKFRLPTEVEWEYAALGMAKNREYNQYIGKKPEIEKLRGTKGREKGMFLENFKMGTGDYSGIAGWKNDGSARTSDVRQYPSNDLGIYGMYGNVAEWTADVYRPIIDEDYSDFNYYRGNMPQAIVRNGDGTYKMVDESSIKYDTLADGRLVYRNLPGQYERQTIADYRNYRDGDRMSSLDYRTASDSASSYDMYNSPKSRFIVDAQGRVVLQKDRKERTSAVTNDVRVVKGGSWQDTAYWLDPGQRRYKSQDKAYGWIGFRVAQDARANDKGRTRR; encoded by the coding sequence ATGAAAAAACTAAAGTTGTTTTCATTAATAGCATTAAGTTCTACACTTGCATTAACCAGTTGCGGAGGATCTAATAATGGCGGCGGTACTAAAAAATTTGTCAGCAAAACAGGTTGGAAACCAAACGAGAAACAAGGTTGGTTTTTTGCAGGAAAGCAACAAAAACAAAAAGGTTGGCCGGGAATGGTATATGTAGAAGGTGGAACTTTTACAATGGGATTAGTGAAAGATGATGTTATGCACGATTGGAATAACTCGCCTCGCAGAATGCAGGTAAGTTCATTCTTTATCGGGGAAACTGAAATTACTAACTACGAATACCGCGAATACCTTACATGGTTGAAGTACGTATTCCCACCAAGCGATCCAAGCTTTAAGGAAATATACAACGGTGCGTTGCCGGATACCTTATTGTGGGACAACAAATTATCTAGAAATGATTACAACGAGACGTATTTCCGTGCTCCTGAATTCGATTACTATCCTGTAGTAGGAGTATCATGGACTCAGGCAAACAGATATTGCGAATGGTTGTCAGACAGAGCAAACGAGAAAGCCTTAATGCAGGCTGGTATCATTGCAAAAGATTTGTACATCAACGAATCTAATAATCAGGGTGGAACTGCGTTCAACATGGATAAATTCAAATCGAATGATCCGGAAATGCAAGGTTACATCAATGAAAAAAGAATGCAGCAAAAAACAGGTTTGAAAACTACAAACCAGAGATTGTTAGCTGCAAACAGAGCTCCGAACGCAGCAATGGTTTCAAAATTCAGACTTCCTACAGAAGTTGAATGGGAATATGCAGCTTTAGGTATGGCTAAAAACAGAGAGTACAATCAGTATATAGGTAAAAAACCTGAAATTGAAAAACTGAGAGGTACTAAAGGAAGAGAAAAAGGAATGTTCCTTGAAAACTTCAAAATGGGAACCGGGGACTACTCTGGTATCGCAGGCTGGAAAAATGATGGTTCTGCAAGAACTTCAGACGTAAGACAATATCCTTCTAATGATTTAGGAATCTACGGTATGTACGGAAACGTTGCAGAATGGACTGCAGATGTTTACAGACCAATCATCGATGAAGATTACAGCGACTTCAACTACTACAGAGGAAATATGCCGCAGGCTATCGTAAGAAACGGTGACGGAACTTACAAAATGGTAGACGAAAGCAGCATTAAATATGATACTTTAGCTGATGGAAGATTAGTTTACAGAAACTTACCGGGTCAGTATGAAAGACAAACAATTGCTGATTACAGAAACTATAGAGACGGAGACAGAATGTCTTCTCTAGACTATAGAACTGCATCAGATTCAGCTTCTTCATATGACATGTACAATTCTCCAAAATCAAGATTTATCGTAGATGCACAAGGTAGAGTAGTACTTCAAAAAGACAGAAAAGAAAGAACTTCTGCTGTTACTAACGATGTAAGAGTAGTAAAAGGAGGTTCTTGGCAGGATACAGCATACTGGCTAGATCCGGGACAAAGAAGATACAAGTCTCAGGATAAAGCTTACGGATGGATCGGATTCCGTGTAGCTCAGGATGCGAGAGCAAATGATAAAGGTAGAACAAGAAGATAA
- a CDS encoding UDP-N-acetylmuramoyl-tripeptide--D-alanyl-D-alanine ligase translates to MNIEQFYPLFLQSEKVTIDSRKIGKNDIFFAFSGENFNAATLAEQAIESGALAVIVEQKEFENKEKNIFFAHSTLEFLQQLAIYHRKQLQIPVIGLTGSNGKTTTKEIIHAVLSEKFNVQYTIGNLNNHIGVPLTILSIKPEHEMAVIEMGANHQKEIALLSSISQPDFGYITNFGKAHLEGFGGYEGVIKGKSELYDYLKDHKKTIIVNENDPVQVEKTENYSPKITFGKENSDYKFELFSEENFVGIKYDNRKAVSKLTGEYNFTNLCAAVSLGLHFGIDFEKIKNAIEEYTPTNMRSQVVKKDGRTLVLDTYNANPSSMSASLQNFITFEGSKTIIIGDMLELGDESEKEHQNILNLAQELGFDQIITVGKNFKKVNSSETAFESTAELTEYLKLNKILSENILLKGSRGIALEKSIDFI, encoded by the coding sequence ATGAATATAGAACAGTTTTATCCTTTATTTTTACAATCTGAAAAAGTAACCATCGACAGCAGAAAAATCGGTAAGAATGATATTTTCTTTGCTTTTTCAGGAGAAAATTTTAATGCAGCAACTTTGGCTGAACAGGCAATTGAAAGCGGGGCTTTAGCCGTAATTGTTGAACAGAAGGAATTCGAAAATAAAGAGAAAAATATTTTCTTTGCTCATTCCACACTGGAATTTTTGCAGCAGCTTGCCATTTATCACAGAAAACAACTGCAGATTCCTGTGATCGGATTAACCGGAAGCAATGGGAAAACCACCACAAAAGAAATTATTCATGCTGTTCTTTCCGAAAAGTTTAATGTACAGTATACTATAGGAAATCTGAATAATCACATCGGTGTTCCTTTAACCATCCTTTCTATTAAGCCGGAACATGAAATGGCTGTGATAGAAATGGGAGCCAATCATCAGAAAGAAATCGCCCTTTTAAGTTCAATTTCCCAACCCGATTTTGGCTACATTACCAACTTTGGTAAAGCACATCTGGAAGGTTTCGGAGGATATGAAGGTGTTATTAAAGGAAAATCTGAGCTCTATGACTATCTTAAAGATCATAAAAAAACGATTATCGTTAACGAAAATGATCCAGTTCAGGTAGAAAAAACTGAAAATTATTCCCCGAAAATTACTTTTGGAAAAGAAAATTCAGATTATAAGTTTGAATTATTCTCAGAAGAAAATTTTGTAGGCATTAAATATGATAACCGGAAAGCAGTTTCAAAACTGACCGGAGAATATAATTTTACCAATCTTTGTGCAGCAGTGAGCTTAGGACTTCATTTCGGAATTGATTTTGAAAAAATAAAAAATGCCATTGAAGAGTATACCCCAACCAACATGCGCTCTCAGGTTGTTAAAAAAGACGGAAGAACACTGGTTTTGGACACTTACAATGCCAATCCGAGTTCTATGAGCGCTTCTTTGCAGAATTTCATCACTTTTGAGGGTTCAAAAACTATTATAATCGGCGATATGCTCGAGTTGGGGGATGAAAGTGAAAAAGAGCATCAGAATATTTTAAATTTAGCTCAGGAATTAGGTTTTGACCAGATTATCACAGTCGGAAAGAATTTTAAAAAGGTAAATTCTTCGGAAACTGCGTTTGAAAGCACAGCCGAATTAACAGAATATTTAAAACTTAATAAAATTCTTTCAGAAAATATATTATTAAAAGGTTCCAGAGGAATTGCTCTCGAAAAATCAATAGACTTTATTTAG
- a CDS encoding NUDIX domain-containing protein, translated as MYKVFVNEKKLLLSKQSENLEKTLGYENVTSLEIALDLLENTSVKELNVFGENIDEIWSEFQKLFRIIEAAGGIVNNSAGEILFIKRLGKWDLPKGKMEKGESREESAVREIEEETGLTNVELVKFINTTYHIYVERNGDKVLKCTHWFEMNFYGEDTSKPQIEEGITEVAWKNAAQIEDEVFPSTFKNIKLIVEEFRNMKTK; from the coding sequence ATGTATAAAGTTTTTGTGAACGAAAAAAAATTACTGTTGTCTAAGCAATCTGAAAACTTAGAAAAAACGCTTGGATACGAAAACGTCACAAGCCTGGAAATCGCTTTGGATCTTCTGGAAAATACATCGGTAAAAGAATTGAATGTTTTTGGTGAAAACATCGATGAAATCTGGTCAGAATTTCAGAAATTATTCAGAATTATAGAAGCTGCGGGCGGCATTGTAAATAATTCTGCGGGTGAAATTCTTTTCATCAAAAGGTTAGGTAAATGGGATCTTCCGAAAGGGAAAATGGAGAAAGGCGAATCCCGTGAAGAGTCTGCGGTAAGGGAAATTGAAGAAGAAACCGGGCTTACGAATGTAGAACTGGTGAAGTTCATCAATACAACGTACCATATTTATGTTGAAAGAAACGGCGATAAGGTTTTAAAATGCACGCATTGGTTTGAAATGAATTTCTATGGGGAAGATACTTCAAAACCTCAGATTGAAGAAGGAATTACAGAAGTTGCCTGGAAAAACGCTGCTCAGATCGAAGATGAGGTTTTTCCAAGCACATTCAAAAATATTAAACTGATTGTGGAAGAATTCCGAAATATGAAGACTAAATAA
- a CDS encoding SRPBCC family protein codes for MNLEGRKIIVNKSSKDLVEILKSPENYKDFMPDGLQKFETRENGFKFGLQGMPEIALKIEEVTDEKAVLKSASSSLDFSLTAALNPLNENQTEVQMLFEGKFNPFIKMMVEKPLQNFINTLTDKIEVYK; via the coding sequence ATGAATTTAGAAGGACGAAAGATTATTGTTAATAAATCATCTAAAGACCTGGTAGAAATCCTGAAATCGCCAGAAAATTACAAAGATTTCATGCCGGACGGTCTTCAGAAATTTGAAACGAGAGAAAATGGATTTAAATTCGGATTGCAGGGAATGCCGGAAATTGCTCTGAAAATTGAAGAAGTTACTGATGAAAAAGCAGTGTTGAAGTCTGCAAGTTCAAGCTTAGATTTTTCTTTAACAGCGGCTTTAAATCCTCTTAATGAAAATCAGACAGAAGTTCAGATGTTATTTGAAGGGAAATTCAATCCATTTATCAAAATGATGGTGGAAAAACCTCTTCAGAATTTCATCAATACGCTTACCGATAAGATCGAAGTTTATAAATAA